In the Nerophis ophidion isolate RoL-2023_Sa linkage group LG01, RoL_Noph_v1.0, whole genome shotgun sequence genome, one interval contains:
- the atxn2 gene encoding ataxin-2 isoform X6, whose protein sequence is MSMKAGGNRSKPGGGNAAGAGGSGGGRQNLGRGRHSGKGPAAVIFNGVYANMRMVHVLTSVVGTRCELKVKNGTVYEGVFKTYGPECDLVLDAAHRKNLEPSAGPRKEDIVESIVFKASDVVVVSFKDVDLNFARKVSSDTEPKGVSLRVSDNFTDTAVSGRINGEHKEKDLEPWDGGETHNSDSLESLDTDVSNGWDPNDMFKYNEEKYGVLSTYDSSLSTYTVPLERDNSEEFLKREARAAQLAEEIEASSTYKARVALENDERSEEEKFTAVVRGEREMHTLSRENKYIPPGQRNREAMSWGPGRQNSPRLTPNSAGPAPPRAGLHDYSLSPGADQRVVNGGSSHWPSPCPSPSSRSLPRYQPGPSSLPPRAATPTRPPSRPPSRPSRPLSHSSHPSYPSSSSPFPHHGPTSPASTLPKRMSSEGPSRMSPKSQRTPRAHRVPPSRTTGIPPGVDLISHNSPGDLPVTSSNRGNSSGGTWSSVVSGAHRPRSPRQNSMVGASPSSASPQTGTAPVDTFATPRSASSPTAASSAPSMVAGDIKESRVQETRQTSPKANKDNMKDSSTSVNRPVCKGPPSFAPDHRKQLDNLKKFSEDFRLQSSSNSDPASDNMITKPSRDPAAKLADSPLDKSSIVSPEDHSDSAPSTGTINTSKPGSPAALSPSPSGPDQKRVGLDVTSQGVQTTAMSTFGGPKHEEKEDKKEAVQDQVRKSTLNPNANEFKPRFNTQQPKPANTPTPPRPQGQPSPSIVVQQPPTVYSQTMCFPQMYPLTPVSPGVQSPAMYQVQMPHMTVNQTKPYRPGKVPNMNQQRTDQHHPPGTPIMHPATAAGPPIITQNPAYSAQYFTCSPQQFASQPLVQQMPHYQSQAQHVFSPVMQGSARMMAPHAHGQPTLVSSSTTQYPEQTHTMYVSSCPMPQQYTHPSATLHPHPQHPQPSATPTGQGQQGGPPQHGGPPNHPAASPVQHPQHPQAAAAAAAAAQALHLANQPQQQMYSALAPTPPSMTPGPNPQSPQASFPSAQQTVYIHPQQVQHGYNPNHMAHVQQAHMQSGMVPSHHPASAHPQMMLMATQGPPGGPQAPMAQTALNHIPVSSTTHFSYLAHPQVQAHHQQQL, encoded by the exons GGGAAGACACAGTGGTAAAGGTCCTGCAGCG GTTATTTTCAATGGAGTTTATGCAAACATGAGGATGGTCCATGTCTTGACATCTGTTGTG GGCACCAGGTGTGAACTGAAGGTGAAAAATGGAACGGTCTATGAAGGAGTCTTCAAAACTTACGGTCCAGAG TGCGACCTGGTATTAGACGCAGCCCACAGAAAGAACCTAGAGCCGAGTGCGGGCCCCAGAAAAGAAGACATTGTAGAGAGCATCGTTTTCAAGGCTTCCGATGTCGTCGTCGTGTCCTTCAAAGACGTCGACCTTAACTTTGCCAGGAAAG TTTCCTCTGACACAG AGCCTAAAGGTGTATCCTTGCGTGTCTCAGATAACTTCACAGACACCGCAGTGAGCGGCAGAATCAATGGCGAGCACAAAGAGAAAGATCTGGAGCCCTGGGATGGTGGAGAGACCCACAATTCTGACAGCCTCGAGTCTCTGGATACTGATGTG tCAAATGGGTGGGACCCCAATGATATGTTCAAGTACAACGAGGAGAAGTATGGGGTTTTGTCAACTTATGACAGCAGCCTGTCCACATATAC GGTCCCACTAGAGCGTGATAACTCTGAGGAATTCCTGAAGAGGGAAGCTCGAGCTGCCCAGCTGGCTGAGGAAATAGAAGCCAGCTCCACATACAAGGCCCGCGTGGCGCTGGAGAACGACGAACGGTCCGAGGAGGAGAAGTTTACCGCCGTCGTCCGAGGGGAAAGAGAGATGCACACGTTGAGCAG GGAGAACAAGTACATTCCCCCAGGGCAGAGAAACAGGGAGGCAATGTCATGGGGGCCCGGACGGCAGAATTCGCCACGCCTGACTCCGAACTCAGCTGGACCTGCACCCCCTCGAGCGGGATTGCACGACTATAGTCTAAGCCCAGGCGCCGACCAGAGGGTGGTAAATGGAG GTTCATCCCATTGGCCCTCACCCTGTCCATCCCCTTCCTCCCGCTCCCTCCCTCGTTACCAGCCCGGCCCTTCCTCTTTGCCTCCTCGGGCAGCCACGCCCACCAGGCCACCCTCCAGACCCCCTTCTCGACCTTCCAGGCCTTTATCTCATTCATCCCACCCCTCCTATCCCTCTTCCTCGTCTCCCTTTCCCCACCATGGGCCGACATCGCCGGCCTCCACTCTGCCCAAACGCATGTCTTCAGAAG GTCCATCAAGGATGTCCCCCAAATCCCAAAGGACGCCCCGTGCTCACAGAGTGCCTCCCAGCAGGACCACAGGAATACCACCAGGAGTGGATCTAATATCCCACAATTCCCCAGGAGATCTCCCAGTGACTTCATCCAACAGAGGAAACTCCTCAGGAGGAACGTGGTCTTCTGTAGTTAGTGGAG CTCACAGACCGCGCTCCCCTCGTCAGAACAGCATGGTCGGAGCGTCCCCTTCCTCCGCATCCCCACAGACAGGAACAGCTCCTGTGGACACTTTTGCCACGCCGAGGTCCGCGTCCTCCCCGACTGCTGCTAGTTCTGCCCCCAGCATGGTTGCTGGAGATA TAAAAGAGAGTCGCGTCCAGGAGACGAGACAGACGTCCCCCAAAGCCAACAAAGACAACATGAAGGATAGTTCAACCAGTGTCAACAGACCAGTGTGTAAAG GTCCTCCCTCTTTCGCACCTGACCACAGAAAACAACTAGACAATTTAAAGAAATTTAGTGAAGATTTTAGG TTGCAGTCTAGTTCCAACTCAGACCCTGCCTCTGACAACATGATCACAAAGCCTTCAAGAGATCCCGCGGCCAAGCTTGCAGACTCCCCCTTGGACAAATCCTCCATAGTGAGCCCCGAAGACCATAGCGACTCCGCCCCGTCCACCGGCACCATCAATACGAGTAAGCCCGGCAGCCCCGCCGCGCTGTCCCCGTCTCCTTCAGGCCCAGATCAGAAGAGGGTTGGGCTGGATGTGACGTCGCAAGGGGTTCAGACAACGGCCATGTCCACATTTGGCGGGCCCAAGCATGAAGAAAAGGAGGACAAAAAGGAGGCGGTGCAAGA TCAAGTGAGGAAGTCAACCTTAAACCCCAACGCTAATGAGTTCAAGCCAAGGTTTAACACACAG CAGCCTAAACCAGCAAACACCCCAACACCACCCCGGCCCCAAGGTCAGCCAAGCCCCTCCATAGTGGTCCAGCAGCCCCCCACCGTCTACAGTCAGACAATGTGCTTCCCCCAGATGTATCCTCTCACACCAGTTAGTCCCGGCGTGCAG TCTCCAGCAATGTACCAGGTCCAGATGCCTCACATGACTGTAAACCAGACCAAACCATACAGACCAGGTAAAG TACCCAACATGAACCAGCAGAGGACAGACCAGCATCACCCACCAGGCACACCCATCATGCACCCTGCTACAGCAGCAGGTCCACCAATCATCACGCAGAACCCCGCCTACTCTGCCCAGTACTTTACCTGCAGCCCGCAGCAGTTTGCCAGTCAGCCGCTGGTCCAGCAGATGCCGCACTACCAGTCACAG GCGCAGCATGTGTTCAGTCCCGTAATGCAAGGCAGTGCCCGCATGATGGCGCCGCACGCACACGGCCAACCCACCTTGGTGTCCTCCTCAACCACACAGTACCCAGAGCAGACACACACCATGTATG TGTCTTCTTGCCCCATGCCCCAGCAGTACACCCACCCCAGTGCCACGTTGCACCCTCACCCTCAGCACCCTCAGCCCTCTGCCACGCCCACAGGCCAAGGTCAGCAAGGGGGGCCGCCTCAGCATGGAGGTCCCCCCAACCACCCTGCCGCCAGCCCAGTCCAGCACCCGCAGCACCCTCAGGCGGCAGCAG CAGCAGCAGCTGCCGCCCAGGCCCTCCACCTCGCCAACCAGCCTCAGCAGCAGATGTACTCCGCTCTAGCCCCCACGCCTCCATCCATGACCCCGGGCCCCAACCCCCAGTCACCACAGGCGTCTTTCCCCTCTGCCCAGCAGACCGTCTACATCCACCCTCAGCAAGTGCAGCATGGCTATAATCCCAACCACATGGCTCATGTGCAGCAG
- the atxn2 gene encoding ataxin-2 isoform X12 translates to MSMKAGGNRSKPGGGNAAGAGGSGGGRQNLGRGRHSGKGPAAVIFNGVYANMRMVHVLTSVVGTRCELKVKNGTVYEGVFKTYGPECDLVLDAAHRKNLEPSAGPRKEDIVESIVFKASDVVVVSFKDVDLNFARKVSSDTEPKGVSLRVSDNFTDTAVSGRINGEHKEKDLEPWDGGETHNSDSLESLDTDVSNGWDPNDMFKYNEEKYGVLSTYDSSLSTYTVPLERDNSEEFLKREARAAQLAEEIEASSTYKARVALENDERSEEEKFTAVVRGEREMHTLSRENKYIPPGQRNREAMSWGPGRQNSPRLTPNSAGPAPPRAGLHDYSLSPGADQRVVNGGPSRMSPKSQRTPRAHRVPPSRTTGIPPGVDLISHNSPGDLPVTSSNRGNSSGGTWSSVVSGAHRPRSPRQNSMVGASPSSASPQTGTAPVDTFATPRSASSPTAASSAPSMVAGDIKESRVQETRQTSPKANKDNMKDSSTSVNRPVCKGPPSFAPDHRKQLDNLKKFSEDFRLQSSSNSDPASDNMITKPSRDPAAKLADSPLDKSSIVSPEDHSDSAPSTGTINTSKPGSPAALSPSPSGPDQKRVGLDVTSQGVQTTAMSTFGGPKHEEKEDKKEAVQDQVRKSTLNPNANEFKPRFNTQQPKPANTPTPPRPQGQPSPSIVVQQPPTVYSQTMCFPQMYPLTPVSPGVQKSIIWKSPAMYQVQMPHMTVNQTKPYRPGKVPNMNQQRTDQHHPPGTPIMHPATAAGPPIITQNPAYSAQYFTCSPQQFASQPLVQQMPHYQSQAQHVFSPVMQGSARMMAPHAHGQPTLVSSSTTQYPEQTHTMYVSSCPMPQQYTHPSATLHPHPQHPQPSATPTGQGQQGGPPQHGGPPNHPAASPVQHPQHPQAAAAAAAAAQALHLANQPQQQMYSALAPTPPSMTPGPNPQSPQASFPSAQQTVYIHPQQVQHGYNPNHMAHVQQAHMQSGMVPSHHPASAHPQMMLMATQGPPGGPQAPMAQTALNHIPVSSTTHFSYLAHPQVQAHHQQQL, encoded by the exons GGGAAGACACAGTGGTAAAGGTCCTGCAGCG GTTATTTTCAATGGAGTTTATGCAAACATGAGGATGGTCCATGTCTTGACATCTGTTGTG GGCACCAGGTGTGAACTGAAGGTGAAAAATGGAACGGTCTATGAAGGAGTCTTCAAAACTTACGGTCCAGAG TGCGACCTGGTATTAGACGCAGCCCACAGAAAGAACCTAGAGCCGAGTGCGGGCCCCAGAAAAGAAGACATTGTAGAGAGCATCGTTTTCAAGGCTTCCGATGTCGTCGTCGTGTCCTTCAAAGACGTCGACCTTAACTTTGCCAGGAAAG TTTCCTCTGACACAG AGCCTAAAGGTGTATCCTTGCGTGTCTCAGATAACTTCACAGACACCGCAGTGAGCGGCAGAATCAATGGCGAGCACAAAGAGAAAGATCTGGAGCCCTGGGATGGTGGAGAGACCCACAATTCTGACAGCCTCGAGTCTCTGGATACTGATGTG tCAAATGGGTGGGACCCCAATGATATGTTCAAGTACAACGAGGAGAAGTATGGGGTTTTGTCAACTTATGACAGCAGCCTGTCCACATATAC GGTCCCACTAGAGCGTGATAACTCTGAGGAATTCCTGAAGAGGGAAGCTCGAGCTGCCCAGCTGGCTGAGGAAATAGAAGCCAGCTCCACATACAAGGCCCGCGTGGCGCTGGAGAACGACGAACGGTCCGAGGAGGAGAAGTTTACCGCCGTCGTCCGAGGGGAAAGAGAGATGCACACGTTGAGCAG GGAGAACAAGTACATTCCCCCAGGGCAGAGAAACAGGGAGGCAATGTCATGGGGGCCCGGACGGCAGAATTCGCCACGCCTGACTCCGAACTCAGCTGGACCTGCACCCCCTCGAGCGGGATTGCACGACTATAGTCTAAGCCCAGGCGCCGACCAGAGGGTGGTAAATGGAG GTCCATCAAGGATGTCCCCCAAATCCCAAAGGACGCCCCGTGCTCACAGAGTGCCTCCCAGCAGGACCACAGGAATACCACCAGGAGTGGATCTAATATCCCACAATTCCCCAGGAGATCTCCCAGTGACTTCATCCAACAGAGGAAACTCCTCAGGAGGAACGTGGTCTTCTGTAGTTAGTGGAG CTCACAGACCGCGCTCCCCTCGTCAGAACAGCATGGTCGGAGCGTCCCCTTCCTCCGCATCCCCACAGACAGGAACAGCTCCTGTGGACACTTTTGCCACGCCGAGGTCCGCGTCCTCCCCGACTGCTGCTAGTTCTGCCCCCAGCATGGTTGCTGGAGATA TAAAAGAGAGTCGCGTCCAGGAGACGAGACAGACGTCCCCCAAAGCCAACAAAGACAACATGAAGGATAGTTCAACCAGTGTCAACAGACCAGTGTGTAAAG GTCCTCCCTCTTTCGCACCTGACCACAGAAAACAACTAGACAATTTAAAGAAATTTAGTGAAGATTTTAGG TTGCAGTCTAGTTCCAACTCAGACCCTGCCTCTGACAACATGATCACAAAGCCTTCAAGAGATCCCGCGGCCAAGCTTGCAGACTCCCCCTTGGACAAATCCTCCATAGTGAGCCCCGAAGACCATAGCGACTCCGCCCCGTCCACCGGCACCATCAATACGAGTAAGCCCGGCAGCCCCGCCGCGCTGTCCCCGTCTCCTTCAGGCCCAGATCAGAAGAGGGTTGGGCTGGATGTGACGTCGCAAGGGGTTCAGACAACGGCCATGTCCACATTTGGCGGGCCCAAGCATGAAGAAAAGGAGGACAAAAAGGAGGCGGTGCAAGA TCAAGTGAGGAAGTCAACCTTAAACCCCAACGCTAATGAGTTCAAGCCAAGGTTTAACACACAG CAGCCTAAACCAGCAAACACCCCAACACCACCCCGGCCCCAAGGTCAGCCAAGCCCCTCCATAGTGGTCCAGCAGCCCCCCACCGTCTACAGTCAGACAATGTGCTTCCCCCAGATGTATCCTCTCACACCAGTTAGTCCCGGCGTGCAG AAAAGCATAATATGGAAg TCTCCAGCAATGTACCAGGTCCAGATGCCTCACATGACTGTAAACCAGACCAAACCATACAGACCAGGTAAAG TACCCAACATGAACCAGCAGAGGACAGACCAGCATCACCCACCAGGCACACCCATCATGCACCCTGCTACAGCAGCAGGTCCACCAATCATCACGCAGAACCCCGCCTACTCTGCCCAGTACTTTACCTGCAGCCCGCAGCAGTTTGCCAGTCAGCCGCTGGTCCAGCAGATGCCGCACTACCAGTCACAG GCGCAGCATGTGTTCAGTCCCGTAATGCAAGGCAGTGCCCGCATGATGGCGCCGCACGCACACGGCCAACCCACCTTGGTGTCCTCCTCAACCACACAGTACCCAGAGCAGACACACACCATGTATG TGTCTTCTTGCCCCATGCCCCAGCAGTACACCCACCCCAGTGCCACGTTGCACCCTCACCCTCAGCACCCTCAGCCCTCTGCCACGCCCACAGGCCAAGGTCAGCAAGGGGGGCCGCCTCAGCATGGAGGTCCCCCCAACCACCCTGCCGCCAGCCCAGTCCAGCACCCGCAGCACCCTCAGGCGGCAGCAG CAGCAGCAGCTGCCGCCCAGGCCCTCCACCTCGCCAACCAGCCTCAGCAGCAGATGTACTCCGCTCTAGCCCCCACGCCTCCATCCATGACCCCGGGCCCCAACCCCCAGTCACCACAGGCGTCTTTCCCCTCTGCCCAGCAGACCGTCTACATCCACCCTCAGCAAGTGCAGCATGGCTATAATCCCAACCACATGGCTCATGTGCAGCAG
- the atxn2 gene encoding ataxin-2 isoform X4 gives MSMKAGGNRSKPGGGNAAGAGGSGGGRQNLGRGRHSGKGPAAVIFNGVYANMRMVHVLTSVVGTRCELKVKNGTVYEGVFKTYGPECDLVLDAAHRKNLEPSAGPRKEDIVESIVFKASDVVVVSFKDVDLNFARKVSSDTEPKGVSLRVSDNFTDTAVSGRINGEHKEKDLEPWDGGETHNSDSLESLDTDVSNGWDPNDMFKYNEEKYGVLSTYDSSLSTYTVPLERDNSEEFLKREARAAQLAEEIEASSTYKARVALENDERSEEEKFTAVVRGEREMHTLSRENKYIPPGQRNREAMSWGPGRQNSPRLTPNSAGPAPPRAGLHDYSLSPGADQRVVNGGSSHWPSPCPSPSSRSLPRYQPGPSSLPPRAATPTRPPSRPPSRPSRPLSHSSHPSYPSSSSPFPHHGPTSPASTLPKRMSSEGPSRMSPKSQRTPRAHRVPPSRTTGIPPGVDLISHNSPGDLPVTSSNRGNSSGGTWSSVVSGAHRPRSPRQNSMVGASPSSASPQTGTAPVDTFATPRSASSPTAASSAPSMVAGDIKESRVQETRQTSPKANKDNMKDSSTSVNRPVCKGPPSFAPDHRKQLDNLKKFSEDFRLQSSSNSDPASDNMITKPSRDPAAKLADSPLDKSSIVSPEDHSDSAPSTGTINTSKPGSPAALSPSPSGPDQKRVGLDVTSQGVQTTAMSTFGGPKHEEKEDKKEAVQDQVRKSTLNPNANEFKPRFNTQQPKPANTPTPPRPQGQPSPSIVVQQPPTVYSQTMCFPQMYPLTPVSPGVQKSIIWKSPAMYQVQMPHMTVNQTKPYRPVPNMNQQRTDQHHPPGTPIMHPATAAGPPIITQNPAYSAQYFTCSPQQFASQPLVQQMPHYQSQAQHVFSPVMQGSARMMAPHAHGQPTLVSSSTTQYPEQTHTMYVSSCPMPQQYTHPSATLHPHPQHPQPSATPTGQGQQGGPPQHGGPPNHPAASPVQHPQHPQAAAAAAAAAQALHLANQPQQQMYSALAPTPPSMTPGPNPQSPQASFPSAQQTVYIHPQQVQHGYNPNHMAHVQQAHMQSGMVPSHHPASAHPQMMLMATQGPPGGPQAPMAQTALNHIPVSSTTHFSYLAHPQVQAHHQQQL, from the exons GGGAAGACACAGTGGTAAAGGTCCTGCAGCG GTTATTTTCAATGGAGTTTATGCAAACATGAGGATGGTCCATGTCTTGACATCTGTTGTG GGCACCAGGTGTGAACTGAAGGTGAAAAATGGAACGGTCTATGAAGGAGTCTTCAAAACTTACGGTCCAGAG TGCGACCTGGTATTAGACGCAGCCCACAGAAAGAACCTAGAGCCGAGTGCGGGCCCCAGAAAAGAAGACATTGTAGAGAGCATCGTTTTCAAGGCTTCCGATGTCGTCGTCGTGTCCTTCAAAGACGTCGACCTTAACTTTGCCAGGAAAG TTTCCTCTGACACAG AGCCTAAAGGTGTATCCTTGCGTGTCTCAGATAACTTCACAGACACCGCAGTGAGCGGCAGAATCAATGGCGAGCACAAAGAGAAAGATCTGGAGCCCTGGGATGGTGGAGAGACCCACAATTCTGACAGCCTCGAGTCTCTGGATACTGATGTG tCAAATGGGTGGGACCCCAATGATATGTTCAAGTACAACGAGGAGAAGTATGGGGTTTTGTCAACTTATGACAGCAGCCTGTCCACATATAC GGTCCCACTAGAGCGTGATAACTCTGAGGAATTCCTGAAGAGGGAAGCTCGAGCTGCCCAGCTGGCTGAGGAAATAGAAGCCAGCTCCACATACAAGGCCCGCGTGGCGCTGGAGAACGACGAACGGTCCGAGGAGGAGAAGTTTACCGCCGTCGTCCGAGGGGAAAGAGAGATGCACACGTTGAGCAG GGAGAACAAGTACATTCCCCCAGGGCAGAGAAACAGGGAGGCAATGTCATGGGGGCCCGGACGGCAGAATTCGCCACGCCTGACTCCGAACTCAGCTGGACCTGCACCCCCTCGAGCGGGATTGCACGACTATAGTCTAAGCCCAGGCGCCGACCAGAGGGTGGTAAATGGAG GTTCATCCCATTGGCCCTCACCCTGTCCATCCCCTTCCTCCCGCTCCCTCCCTCGTTACCAGCCCGGCCCTTCCTCTTTGCCTCCTCGGGCAGCCACGCCCACCAGGCCACCCTCCAGACCCCCTTCTCGACCTTCCAGGCCTTTATCTCATTCATCCCACCCCTCCTATCCCTCTTCCTCGTCTCCCTTTCCCCACCATGGGCCGACATCGCCGGCCTCCACTCTGCCCAAACGCATGTCTTCAGAAG GTCCATCAAGGATGTCCCCCAAATCCCAAAGGACGCCCCGTGCTCACAGAGTGCCTCCCAGCAGGACCACAGGAATACCACCAGGAGTGGATCTAATATCCCACAATTCCCCAGGAGATCTCCCAGTGACTTCATCCAACAGAGGAAACTCCTCAGGAGGAACGTGGTCTTCTGTAGTTAGTGGAG CTCACAGACCGCGCTCCCCTCGTCAGAACAGCATGGTCGGAGCGTCCCCTTCCTCCGCATCCCCACAGACAGGAACAGCTCCTGTGGACACTTTTGCCACGCCGAGGTCCGCGTCCTCCCCGACTGCTGCTAGTTCTGCCCCCAGCATGGTTGCTGGAGATA TAAAAGAGAGTCGCGTCCAGGAGACGAGACAGACGTCCCCCAAAGCCAACAAAGACAACATGAAGGATAGTTCAACCAGTGTCAACAGACCAGTGTGTAAAG GTCCTCCCTCTTTCGCACCTGACCACAGAAAACAACTAGACAATTTAAAGAAATTTAGTGAAGATTTTAGG TTGCAGTCTAGTTCCAACTCAGACCCTGCCTCTGACAACATGATCACAAAGCCTTCAAGAGATCCCGCGGCCAAGCTTGCAGACTCCCCCTTGGACAAATCCTCCATAGTGAGCCCCGAAGACCATAGCGACTCCGCCCCGTCCACCGGCACCATCAATACGAGTAAGCCCGGCAGCCCCGCCGCGCTGTCCCCGTCTCCTTCAGGCCCAGATCAGAAGAGGGTTGGGCTGGATGTGACGTCGCAAGGGGTTCAGACAACGGCCATGTCCACATTTGGCGGGCCCAAGCATGAAGAAAAGGAGGACAAAAAGGAGGCGGTGCAAGA TCAAGTGAGGAAGTCAACCTTAAACCCCAACGCTAATGAGTTCAAGCCAAGGTTTAACACACAG CAGCCTAAACCAGCAAACACCCCAACACCACCCCGGCCCCAAGGTCAGCCAAGCCCCTCCATAGTGGTCCAGCAGCCCCCCACCGTCTACAGTCAGACAATGTGCTTCCCCCAGATGTATCCTCTCACACCAGTTAGTCCCGGCGTGCAG AAAAGCATAATATGGAAg TCTCCAGCAATGTACCAGGTCCAGATGCCTCACATGACTGTAAACCAGACCAAACCATACAGACCAG TACCCAACATGAACCAGCAGAGGACAGACCAGCATCACCCACCAGGCACACCCATCATGCACCCTGCTACAGCAGCAGGTCCACCAATCATCACGCAGAACCCCGCCTACTCTGCCCAGTACTTTACCTGCAGCCCGCAGCAGTTTGCCAGTCAGCCGCTGGTCCAGCAGATGCCGCACTACCAGTCACAG GCGCAGCATGTGTTCAGTCCCGTAATGCAAGGCAGTGCCCGCATGATGGCGCCGCACGCACACGGCCAACCCACCTTGGTGTCCTCCTCAACCACACAGTACCCAGAGCAGACACACACCATGTATG TGTCTTCTTGCCCCATGCCCCAGCAGTACACCCACCCCAGTGCCACGTTGCACCCTCACCCTCAGCACCCTCAGCCCTCTGCCACGCCCACAGGCCAAGGTCAGCAAGGGGGGCCGCCTCAGCATGGAGGTCCCCCCAACCACCCTGCCGCCAGCCCAGTCCAGCACCCGCAGCACCCTCAGGCGGCAGCAG CAGCAGCAGCTGCCGCCCAGGCCCTCCACCTCGCCAACCAGCCTCAGCAGCAGATGTACTCCGCTCTAGCCCCCACGCCTCCATCCATGACCCCGGGCCCCAACCCCCAGTCACCACAGGCGTCTTTCCCCTCTGCCCAGCAGACCGTCTACATCCACCCTCAGCAAGTGCAGCATGGCTATAATCCCAACCACATGGCTCATGTGCAGCAG